In a genomic window of Flavobacterium sp. KACC 22761:
- a CDS encoding NAD(P)/FAD-dependent oxidoreductase produces MQTSLKIAVVGSGLVGSLLAIYLKKAGHTVHVYDRSPDIRKINFSGRSINLAMSNRGWKALDAVGVGDSVREIAIPMDKRAIHLVDKLNFQNYGQEGESIYSISRGKLNRKMIDLAEEAGAEFHFEQKIWDVTLSDATLHIGETERGEWEERKYDMVFGADGAFSRIRHRMQRQSMFNYSQEFLNMGYKELNIPANADGTHKLDKNSFHIWPRGEYMLIALPNLDGSFTCTLFMPFEGENSFESLTDRKMVEDFFEKNFPDSIEVIPELANDFFKNPTSTLVTMKCFPWTYEDKIALIGDACHAIVPFYGQGMNAGFEDITVLNEMIEKYQDDWKKIFSEYQISRKPNADAIAELSYRNFMEMSTKTADEKFLLQKKIEKVFSDKHPDKWIPLYSRVTFSDRPYAEALAIGDYQNGIMEEVLRMENIENIWNTSEVESKILALLQNSQK; encoded by the coding sequence ATGCAAACTTCATTAAAAATTGCCGTTGTTGGTTCTGGACTTGTAGGATCGCTTTTGGCAATTTATCTTAAAAAAGCTGGCCACACCGTTCATGTGTATGATCGTAGTCCCGATATTAGAAAAATAAATTTCTCAGGACGTTCGATTAATCTTGCAATGTCCAATCGTGGCTGGAAAGCGCTTGATGCTGTTGGCGTTGGCGATTCGGTTCGTGAAATCGCAATTCCTATGGATAAACGCGCGATTCATTTGGTTGATAAACTGAATTTTCAGAATTATGGTCAGGAAGGCGAATCGATTTATTCAATTTCGAGAGGAAAACTGAACAGAAAAATGATCGACCTTGCCGAAGAAGCGGGAGCCGAATTTCATTTTGAGCAGAAAATCTGGGATGTAACACTAAGCGATGCAACGCTTCATATTGGTGAAACCGAAAGAGGGGAGTGGGAAGAAAGGAAATACGATATGGTTTTTGGTGCCGATGGCGCTTTCTCTAGAATCCGCCATAGAATGCAGCGACAAAGCATGTTCAATTATTCGCAAGAATTCTTGAATATGGGCTACAAAGAATTAAATATTCCGGCAAATGCTGACGGAACACATAAATTAGATAAAAACTCGTTCCATATTTGGCCAAGAGGCGAATACATGTTAATTGCATTGCCAAATCTTGACGGAAGTTTCACGTGTACCTTATTTATGCCTTTTGAGGGTGAAAATTCTTTTGAATCATTGACAGATCGTAAAATGGTGGAAGATTTCTTTGAGAAAAATTTCCCGGATTCTATCGAGGTGATTCCAGAATTAGCAAATGATTTCTTCAAAAATCCAACGAGTACTTTGGTTACCATGAAATGTTTTCCTTGGACGTATGAAGATAAAATCGCACTGATAGGAGACGCTTGTCATGCCATTGTGCCTTTTTATGGACAAGGAATGAATGCTGGTTTTGAAGATATTACGGTTTTAAACGAAATGATTGAAAAGTACCAAGACGATTGGAAAAAAATCTTTTCAGAATATCAAATCTCAAGAAAACCAAATGCAGATGCAATTGCAGAGCTTTCCTACCGAAATTTCATGGAAATGAGTACCAAAACAGCAGATGAAAAATTCTTGCTGCAAAAGAAAATAGAAAAAGTTTTCTCAGACAAACATCCAGATAAGTGGATTCCGCTTTACAGTCGAGTAACTTTCAGTGATCGTCCATATGCTGAAGCTTTGGCAATTGGAGATTATCAAAACGGAATTATGGAAGAAGTGCTCCGAATGGAAAATATTGAGAATATCTGGAATACTTCAGAAGTTGAGAGCAAAATTCTTGCCTTGCTACAAAATTCGCAGAAATAA
- a CDS encoding helix-turn-helix transcriptional regulator, with protein MNLYSEHYVSQKTERFVNKIWCLDNSIGESQIENKLVLPNGCFNLAIVSGNAIEVHTSKQKYEMNEGIYFCSQMTNKVLVNMQPKTKVIIIQLHAWTLSMFPKYDLSNFADSIIQIDAGELPFQIQINADIETFLSSVNCYFEELNNSNLSQNTIEKICEIIRIQEEEISVSEIAKRLNSSQRLLQIKFKTATGLTIKNYIQILKFRKSVDQMISADLEKMSLTDIALYNKYFDQSHFIRKFKDVTKASPKTFNPNSYFLSQKR; from the coding sequence ATGAACCTTTACTCAGAACATTACGTATCGCAAAAAACGGAAAGGTTCGTCAATAAAATTTGGTGTCTGGATAACAGCATCGGCGAAAGCCAGATTGAAAACAAACTTGTTTTGCCAAACGGCTGTTTCAATCTTGCAATAGTTTCTGGAAATGCCATTGAAGTTCATACCAGCAAACAGAAATATGAAATGAACGAAGGCATTTATTTTTGTTCGCAAATGACCAATAAAGTTCTGGTCAATATGCAACCAAAAACGAAAGTTATTATCATTCAGCTTCATGCTTGGACGCTTTCGATGTTTCCAAAATATGATTTGAGCAATTTTGCTGATTCAATTATTCAAATTGATGCAGGAGAATTGCCTTTTCAAATTCAAATTAATGCTGATATTGAAACTTTCTTAAGCAGTGTAAATTGTTATTTTGAAGAATTGAACAATTCAAATTTGAGTCAAAATACGATTGAAAAAATCTGTGAAATAATCCGAATTCAGGAAGAAGAAATTTCGGTTTCGGAAATTGCCAAAAGATTAAACTCTTCGCAACGTCTTCTTCAAATTAAATTCAAAACGGCAACGGGACTCACCATCAAAAATTATATTCAGATTTTGAAATTCAGAAAATCTGTTGACCAAATGATTTCTGCCGATTTAGAAAAAATGAGTTTAACCGATATTGCGCTCTACAACAAATATTTCGATCAATCTCATTTTATACGAAAGTTTAAAGACGTAACAAAAGCAAGTCCGAAAACGTTCAATCCCAATTCGTATTTTCTTTCTCAAAAAAGATAA
- the kynU gene encoding kynureninase: MTFQNTREFARGLDSQDTLNHYQDQFIFPKVNDKRVIYFTGNSLGLQPKRTKAYIDEVMNDWAELAVEGHFYAEKPWWDYQERFSEPLSKIVGALPSEVTVMNTLTVNLHLLMVSFYQPKGKRYKIICEEKAFPSDQYMFQSQVNFHGYKPEDAIVEIKRREGEHNIRLEDVLAKIEEVGDELALVLIGGVNYYTGQVFDIKTITAAGQKAGAKVGWDLAHAAGNIKLELHDWNVDFAAWCSYKYMNSGPGNASGCFVHEKHHNSNLPRFAGWWGHNKERRFKMEPNFDPVHGADGWQISNLPVLSLAPYLASVEMFAEVGMDALIAKRDHITSYLEFILHEIDKEVESTFEIITPSNPEERASQLSVFLHGQGRSLFDYLMKNGVITDWREPNVIRLAPVPLYSSYEDMYDFGQILKKGILGK; this comes from the coding sequence ATGACTTTTCAAAATACACGCGAATTTGCACGAGGGCTAGATTCGCAAGACACATTAAACCATTATCAGGATCAATTCATTTTTCCAAAAGTGAATGACAAACGAGTGATCTATTTTACAGGAAACTCTTTGGGACTACAGCCAAAACGCACCAAAGCATACATAGATGAAGTAATGAATGACTGGGCAGAACTTGCTGTTGAAGGTCATTTTTATGCTGAAAAACCTTGGTGGGATTATCAAGAAAGATTTTCTGAACCACTAAGTAAAATTGTGGGAGCACTTCCTTCAGAAGTTACAGTGATGAATACTTTAACCGTAAATCTTCATTTGTTAATGGTTTCTTTTTATCAGCCAAAAGGAAAACGTTATAAAATTATCTGCGAAGAAAAAGCTTTTCCATCAGATCAATATATGTTTCAGAGTCAAGTAAATTTTCACGGATACAAACCTGAAGATGCAATTGTAGAAATCAAACGCAGAGAAGGGGAACACAATATTCGTCTGGAAGATGTTTTAGCCAAAATTGAAGAAGTTGGTGATGAACTGGCTTTAGTTTTAATTGGCGGAGTAAACTATTATACCGGACAAGTTTTCGACATAAAAACCATTACTGCTGCCGGACAAAAAGCGGGAGCAAAAGTAGGTTGGGATTTAGCACACGCTGCTGGAAATATCAAATTAGAACTTCATGATTGGAATGTAGATTTTGCCGCTTGGTGCAGTTATAAATATATGAATTCAGGACCAGGAAATGCTTCTGGCTGTTTCGTTCACGAAAAACATCATAATTCAAATCTGCCAAGATTTGCAGGATGGTGGGGACACAACAAAGAACGCCGTTTTAAAATGGAACCAAATTTTGATCCCGTTCACGGAGCAGACGGATGGCAGATTAGCAATCTTCCTGTTTTATCTTTAGCGCCATATTTGGCTTCAGTAGAAATGTTTGCTGAAGTCGGGATGGATGCCTTAATTGCAAAACGCGATCATATTACATCTTATCTAGAATTTATTCTACACGAAATTGATAAAGAAGTAGAAAGTACTTTTGAAATTATTACACCTTCAAACCCTGAAGAAAGGGCATCGCAATTATCTGTTTTTCTTCACGGGCAAGGACGAAGTTTGTTCGATTATTTAATGAAAAACGGTGTAATCACAGATTGGCGTGAACCAAACGTTATTCGTCTTGCGCCAGTTCCTTTGTATTCTTCATATGAGGATATGTACGACTTTGGACAAATTCTAAAAAAAGGAATTTTAGGGAAGTAA
- a CDS encoding serine hydrolase domain-containing protein translates to MKIFYFIAFQLKIILLGIALFCNQTVFSQEEKHDLFDNDQETEKWLKENNVPTLGIGIISEGKLKQIRVFGNLKRDSPAPYNTIWNVASLTKPITAITTLKLVSQGKWDLDEPLDKYWIDPDIANDPNHKLLTTRIVLSHQTGLPNWRYMNKSGKLDFKFKPGTQYQYSGEGMEYLRKALEKKFGKTLDQMASELIFQPLKMNDTQFIWNDKVDVSRYAVNYDKNGNAYEPVKNKTASAADDLLTTIQDYGTFLCSVINGDGLSKKVFEEMNSHQVTTKKDKYFGLGFEIYDLGNENYALSHGGADQGVQTLFFLLPKTKQGLVIFTNVDDGYKVYFKLIEHFLGENGKKLIEIETKS, encoded by the coding sequence ATGAAAATCTTTTATTTTATTGCTTTCCAGTTAAAAATCATTCTACTAGGAATTGCTTTATTCTGCAATCAAACGGTTTTTTCTCAAGAAGAAAAACACGATCTTTTTGACAATGACCAAGAAACTGAAAAATGGCTAAAGGAAAATAATGTTCCAACTTTAGGCATCGGAATTATTTCGGAAGGAAAACTGAAGCAAATTAGAGTTTTTGGAAATCTTAAAAGAGATTCTCCAGCACCTTATAATACCATTTGGAATGTAGCTTCACTAACAAAACCAATCACCGCAATTACAACACTAAAATTAGTAAGCCAAGGAAAATGGGATTTGGATGAACCGTTGGACAAATATTGGATTGATCCTGATATTGCAAATGACCCAAATCACAAATTATTGACTACACGAATTGTTTTAAGTCATCAAACTGGTTTACCAAACTGGCGGTATATGAATAAATCCGGAAAACTGGATTTTAAATTCAAACCTGGAACTCAGTATCAATATTCTGGTGAGGGAATGGAATATTTGAGAAAAGCTTTGGAGAAAAAATTTGGCAAAACTTTAGATCAAATGGCCTCGGAATTAATTTTTCAACCACTAAAAATGAATGACACTCAATTTATCTGGAATGATAAAGTTGATGTTTCACGATATGCTGTCAATTACGACAAAAACGGAAATGCTTACGAACCAGTAAAAAACAAAACCGCAAGTGCTGCCGATGATTTATTGACCACAATTCAGGATTATGGAACATTTTTATGTAGTGTCATAAATGGCGATGGTTTAAGCAAAAAGGTTTTCGAAGAAATGAATTCGCATCAGGTAACGACTAAAAAAGATAAATATTTTGGACTCGGTTTTGAAATCTATGATTTAGGAAACGAGAATTATGCTTTGTCACACGGTGGCGCTGATCAAGGCGTGCAAACGCTGTTTTTTCTGCTTCCAAAAACAAAACAAGGACTGGTTATTTTTACTAATGTCGATGATGGATATAAAGTTTACTTTAAGCTAATTGAGCATTTTTTAGGAGAAAATGGAAAAAAATTGATTGAGATTGAAACCAAATCGTAA
- a CDS encoding serine hydrolase has translation MKKSIKSMALCTVLFLLSITTFAQDKAKQIEQLLSKYSEYGQFNGSALVAENGKVIFKKGFGSANFEWNVPNQPDTKFRLGSITKQFTALLIVKLAEEGKINLDVPITTYLPDYPKENGDKITIHHLLTHTSGIPNYTNAPNFFKDKAKNPYTPAEFVKTFSALPLEFTPGEKFNYSNSGYFLLGYIIEKITGKTYEQYLQETIFTPLKMVNSGYDHSDLIIKNRAAGYEKDGKKIVNAAYIDMSIPYAAGSLYSTVEDLYLWDRALYTNKLLSEKSMELLFKPYIKAWDGSYGYGWGVEEVSVGNKGKVKITEHGGGINGFNTIISRIPADKNLVVLLNNTGGTVLGEMNNSIRAILYKQPFDQPKKSLALDLLDAYAQKGVSGGNETYKKLKNDPTYAIKEGDMNRVGYQLLQTGKKKEAIEVFKINVEAFPKSGNTYDSLGEAYLADGDKKLAIENYSKSVELDPTNENGKKVLAELSKK, from the coding sequence ATGAAAAAGTCAATCAAATCAATGGCTCTTTGCACCGTCTTGTTTCTTCTGAGCATAACCACATTTGCACAAGACAAGGCCAAACAAATCGAACAACTTTTAAGCAAATACAGCGAATACGGACAATTCAACGGATCGGCTTTAGTGGCTGAAAACGGAAAAGTAATCTTCAAAAAAGGTTTTGGTTCTGCTAATTTTGAATGGAATGTTCCAAATCAGCCCGATACGAAATTTAGATTAGGATCAATTACGAAACAATTTACAGCGCTTTTGATTGTAAAATTAGCTGAAGAAGGAAAAATAAACTTAGATGTTCCGATCACAACTTATTTACCAGATTATCCAAAAGAAAACGGCGATAAAATAACGATTCATCACTTATTGACTCATACATCGGGAATTCCGAATTATACAAACGCGCCTAATTTCTTTAAAGACAAAGCCAAAAATCCTTATACACCTGCTGAGTTTGTAAAAACATTTTCGGCATTGCCACTTGAATTTACGCCGGGCGAAAAATTTAATTACAGCAATTCGGGTTACTTTTTATTGGGTTATATTATTGAAAAAATCACTGGCAAAACGTATGAGCAATATTTGCAGGAAACTATTTTTACCCCTTTAAAAATGGTTAATTCCGGCTACGACCACAGTGATTTGATCATCAAAAACAGAGCGGCTGGATATGAAAAAGATGGCAAAAAAATTGTCAATGCTGCGTATATCGACATGAGTATTCCTTATGCGGCCGGATCTTTATACTCAACGGTTGAAGATTTGTATTTATGGGATCGAGCACTTTATACCAATAAATTGCTTTCAGAAAAATCAATGGAATTATTATTCAAACCTTATATCAAAGCTTGGGACGGTTCGTACGGATACGGCTGGGGCGTTGAGGAAGTTTCTGTTGGCAACAAAGGAAAAGTAAAAATTACAGAACACGGTGGCGGCATAAACGGATTCAATACTATCATTTCCAGAATTCCTGCTGATAAAAATCTAGTTGTTTTGTTAAACAATACTGGCGGAACCGTTTTAGGCGAAATGAATAATTCGATTAGAGCTATTTTGTACAAACAACCTTTTGATCAGCCAAAAAAATCACTAGCGCTTGATTTGTTAGATGCTTATGCACAAAAAGGAGTTTCAGGCGGGAATGAAACCTACAAAAAATTAAAAAATGATCCAACATATGCCATAAAAGAAGGCGACATGAATAGAGTTGGATATCAATTATTGCAAACTGGAAAGAAAAAAGAAGCGATCGAAGTTTTCAAGATAAACGTCGAAGCTTTTCCAAAATCAGGAAATACGTATGACAGTCTTGGCGAAGCTTATTTAGCCGACGGCGATAAAAAATTGGCAATTGAAAATTACTCAAAATCGGTTGAGCTTGATCCAACGAATGAAAACGGAAAAAAAGTATTAGCTGAACTTTCGAAAAAATAA
- a CDS encoding IS3 family transposase (programmed frameshift) encodes MSLTREVFKRIVPDCTYSEAFKKQVVKEFELGLFCKADLRRRYQIRSHSCIDSWLRKYGKFTYLEKLTLGRPMKDPQSQRIKELEAQLAKKEQELLVFKKFIEIAERELKIEIGKKVWFQAVQEINRIYRVSPCEICRLFGYSKQAYYKRKSHLLKSIPDKVHLKSLVMSVRQKLPKTGGRKLHYMLKDDLKRHQIKIGRDKLFDFLRDEYLLVPKARRYYKTTNSRHWMRKYPNLIKEIKLNEPEQVWVADITYLRTKEQTYYLHLITDAYSKKIVGYNLSDNLMASSTLEALKMAVGNRKYSRNLIHHSDRGLQYCSKEYTEYLSQSKILISMTQNYDPYENAVAERVNGILKEEFGLSEIFEDFENLKKQALESILFYNQIRVHLSINMLTPNQAHLQNQIKLKRWKKTNRNKNNSVPI; translated from the exons ATGTCACTAACAAGAGAAGTATTTAAAAGAATTGTGCCTGATTGCACTTACAGTGAGGCATTCAAAAAACAGGTTGTAAAAGAATTTGAACTGGGATTATTTTGCAAGGCAGATCTTCGCCGTCGTTACCAAATCAGAAGTCATAGCTGTATCGACAGTTGGTTAAGAAAATATGGTAAATTTACATATCTGGAAAAACTAACACTGGGACGACCTATGAAAGATCCTCAATCTCAACGCATCAAAGAACTCGAAGCTCAATTAGCTAAGAAAGAGCAAGAATTATTGGTCTTTAAAAAGTTTATTGAAATAGCCGAACGCGAGCTAAAAATCGAGATTG GTAAAAAAGTCTGGTTCCAAGCAGTCCAAGAAATAAATCGTATATACAGGGTTAGTCCTTGTGAAATATGTCGATTGTTTGGATACAGTAAACAAGCTTATTACAAACGAAAATCACATCTATTAAAGTCAATTCCCGACAAAGTACATCTCAAATCTTTGGTAATGTCGGTTCGTCAAAAGCTGCCAAAAACCGGTGGCAGAAAACTGCATTATATGCTGAAAGATGATTTAAAAAGACATCAAATAAAGATTGGCAGAGATAAATTGTTTGATTTTTTACGTGATGAATATTTATTAGTCCCTAAAGCTAGAAGATATTACAAGACAACAAATTCAAGACATTGGATGCGTAAATATCCAAATTTAATAAAAGAAATCAAGCTCAATGAGCCTGAGCAGGTTTGGGTTGCTGATATTACTTATCTAAGAACTAAAGAACAAACATATTACCTGCATTTGATAACAGATGCATACTCGAAGAAAATTGTAGGTTATAATTTATCGGATAATTTAATGGCTTCTTCTACATTAGAAGCTTTAAAGATGGCTGTCGGTAATAGGAAATACAGCAGAAATCTCATACATCATTCAGATAGAGGTCTTCAATATTGCAGCAAAGAGTACACGGAATATTTATCTCAAAGCAAGATTCTGATAAGTATGACACAAAACTATGATCCATATGAAAATGCAGTTGCAGAAAGAGTAAATGGTATTTTAAAAGAAGAATTTGGATTATCTGAAATCTTTGAAGATTTTGAAAATCTGAAAAAGCAAGCTCTAGAATCTATTTTATTTTATAATCAAATAAGAGTGCATTTATCAATAAATATGCTGACTCCAAATCAAGCACATTTACAAAATCAAATCAAACTCAAAAGATGGAAAAAAACAAATCGGAACAAAAATAATTCTGTTCCGATTTAA
- a CDS encoding penicillin acylase family protein produces the protein MRIFKKFLLVLVLLIVVLGIGLCAYIFHLKPKYEGELELKNLQKETTVYFDDFGVPHIYADSEKDAMTALGYVHAQERLWQMELLRRIAPGRLSEIFGSVALKNDKFFSGIGIEEASTKAIAKLDKNSESYKLTQAYLDGINQYLDEGTTPIEFTLVGVKKQKFTIKDVYNIFGYMSFSFAMAQKTDPLLTEIRNKYGVAYLKDLGINGEFNTTQLKSSKKDVEEYTEISKSVAALLDKSPIPPFIGSNSWVAGPHKTKSGKVIFANDPHIGFSQPGTWYEAHIIVPKHELYGCYLAGTPFPLLAHNRDYAYGLTMFENDDVDFYQEKNNPNNANQYQTPTGFANYEVRTKTIKVKDTSDVVLTVKSTRHGPVMNDVLDRLGKKNPIAMSWTFTREPIQILDAVYGLSHAKSKDDFRKAVQLVAAPGLNVMYGDAKGNVAWWATGKLYKHDKGVNTFLILDGASGKDDIKEYLDFSKNPSAENPEWGYVYSANNQPEAIDGYLYPGYYLPEDRAKRISSLMNAKSDWDKETISKMIYDNTSLIAPETAQKLISSLDNKTLSAEEKQAIEVLKSWKGTTNLEDVAPTIYNKWIYLYLKNTFEDEMGKDNFDLFLGTHIGKQVIARQVDNENSVWWDNIKTKNVKETRKDIISKSFHDAISALQKQLGTTISDWNWGKVHTVEHEHPLGKIAALRKLFNVGPFESPGSNEVINNLFFGFNEEGKYYVKGGPSTRRIVDFSDIENSWSILPTGQSGNPFSKHYHDQAEMYNEGKFRKMKLNKEEIIKTSTKLVLKPKN, from the coding sequence ATGAGAATATTTAAAAAATTTTTGCTGGTTTTAGTACTCTTGATTGTAGTTTTGGGAATTGGTTTGTGCGCCTATATTTTCCATTTGAAACCGAAATATGAAGGTGAATTAGAATTGAAAAATCTTCAGAAGGAAACGACCGTATATTTTGATGATTTTGGAGTACCTCACATTTATGCCGATTCTGAAAAAGATGCGATGACAGCTTTGGGTTATGTTCATGCACAAGAAAGATTGTGGCAAATGGAATTGCTTCGCAGAATTGCGCCAGGACGTTTGTCTGAAATTTTCGGATCGGTGGCGCTGAAAAACGATAAATTTTTCTCTGGAATTGGCATTGAAGAAGCTTCGACGAAAGCCATTGCTAAATTGGACAAAAACAGTGAAAGCTATAAATTGACTCAGGCTTATCTAGACGGAATCAATCAATATCTGGATGAAGGCACAACGCCAATCGAGTTTACTTTGGTAGGTGTAAAAAAACAAAAATTTACGATCAAGGACGTTTACAATATCTTCGGATATATGTCTTTCAGTTTTGCAATGGCTCAAAAAACAGATCCATTGTTGACAGAAATACGCAATAAATATGGAGTAGCATATTTGAAAGATTTAGGAATAAACGGAGAATTTAATACAACACAGCTTAAAAGTTCAAAAAAAGATGTTGAGGAATACACAGAAATCTCAAAATCGGTTGCAGCTTTGTTGGATAAATCGCCAATTCCACCATTTATCGGAAGTAACAGTTGGGTTGCTGGGCCACATAAAACCAAAAGCGGTAAAGTGATTTTTGCCAATGATCCACATATTGGATTTTCGCAACCGGGAACTTGGTATGAAGCGCATATTATTGTGCCAAAACACGAATTGTATGGCTGTTATTTGGCAGGAACTCCGTTTCCTTTATTGGCACATAATCGCGATTATGCTTATGGTTTGACGATGTTTGAAAATGACGATGTTGATTTTTATCAAGAAAAAAATAATCCAAACAATGCCAATCAATATCAAACGCCGACTGGTTTTGCAAATTACGAAGTAAGAACGAAAACCATAAAAGTTAAAGATACTTCAGATGTTGTGCTGACGGTTAAGTCAACGCGTCACGGACCAGTAATGAATGATGTTTTGGATCGTTTGGGCAAGAAAAATCCAATTGCAATGTCGTGGACTTTCACTCGTGAACCAATTCAGATTTTGGATGCGGTTTACGGACTTTCGCATGCAAAAAGTAAAGACGATTTTAGAAAAGCAGTTCAATTGGTTGCCGCGCCAGGATTGAATGTTATGTACGGCGATGCCAAAGGAAATGTAGCGTGGTGGGCAACAGGAAAATTGTATAAACACGACAAAGGCGTAAATACCTTTTTGATTTTGGATGGTGCTAGCGGAAAAGATGATATCAAAGAATACCTAGATTTTTCTAAAAATCCATCGGCTGAAAATCCAGAATGGGGTTATGTTTATTCGGCAAATAATCAACCCGAAGCGATTGACGGTTATTTGTATCCAGGTTATTATTTGCCAGAAGATCGAGCAAAAAGAATTTCGAGTTTGATGAATGCAAAATCAGATTGGGATAAGGAGACTATCAGCAAAATGATTTATGACAATACGTCGCTAATTGCGCCAGAAACTGCTCAAAAATTGATTTCGAGTTTAGACAACAAAACGCTTTCTGCGGAAGAAAAACAAGCAATCGAAGTTTTAAAATCTTGGAAAGGAACCACAAATCTTGAAGATGTTGCACCAACGATTTACAACAAATGGATTTATCTGTATCTGAAAAATACTTTTGAGGACGAAATGGGGAAAGACAATTTCGATTTGTTTTTGGGAACTCATATTGGCAAACAAGTTATTGCCAGACAAGTGGATAATGAAAATTCGGTTTGGTGGGATAATATCAAGACCAAAAACGTAAAAGAAACGAGAAAAGATATTATTTCGAAATCATTTCATGACGCGATTTCGGCACTTCAAAAACAATTAGGAACCACAATTTCCGATTGGAATTGGGGTAAAGTCCATACTGTAGAACACGAACATCCGCTTGGTAAAATTGCCGCGCTTCGCAAATTATTTAATGTAGGACCTTTTGAATCGCCAGGATCAAATGAAGTGATTAATAACTTGTTTTTTGGTTTTAACGAAGAAGGCAAATATTACGTAAAAGGCGGACCTTCAACAAGAAGAATTGTCGATTTCTCAGACATTGAAAACAGCTGGAGCATTTTGCCAACTGGACAATCCGGAAATCCTTTCAGCAAACATTATCACGATCAAGCCGAAATGTATAATGAAGGCAAATTCAGAAAAATGAAATTGAATAAAGAAGAGATTATAAAAACGTCAACGAAATTGGTTTTGAAACCGAAAAATTAG
- a CDS encoding YMGG-like glycine zipper-containing protein: MKGLYILLAVILITSCQNQSKQDLNRAKQASIDSMKVEINKQRVIDSMKTEMAKVEEKQKAEAQKVVVVHQNDGTATATPEKKKGWSSTAKGAVIGAGVGAATGAIVSKKKGEGAIIGGLAGAGVGAGTGAIIDSNKKKKE; the protein is encoded by the coding sequence ATGAAAGGCTTATATATATTATTAGCGGTGATACTTATAACTTCTTGTCAAAATCAAAGCAAACAAGATTTAAATAGAGCCAAACAAGCCAGTATTGATTCAATGAAAGTTGAGATTAACAAGCAACGTGTTATCGACTCAATGAAGACAGAAATGGCAAAAGTAGAAGAGAAACAAAAAGCAGAAGCTCAAAAAGTAGTTGTGGTTCATCAAAATGATGGAACAGCAACTGCAACGCCGGAAAAAAAGAAAGGTTGGAGCTCAACTGCTAAAGGCGCTGTAATTGGTGCTGGAGTTGGTGCCGCGACTGGAGCAATTGTCAGCAAGAAAAAAGGTGAAGGTGCTATTATTGGTGGGTTGGCCGGAGCTGGAGTAGGAGCTGGAACAGGGGCCATAATAGACAGCAACAAGAAAAAGAAAGAATAG
- a CDS encoding GNAT family protein, with the protein MQSEILQSDIILENEKVLLLPFENERNIELKQIIYDDEIWKYMGMYVRNDQDFENYVQHTLKQKSEGICYPFLIIDKATNRVAGSTRYGYLNHASQKCEIGWTWYGKDFQGTGLNKACKFELLNFGFEKIQFRRIQFSADLENLRSQRAIEKLGALKEGIFRNNYVDSEGKSKDDVYFSVILQEWENTKRDYFGEFL; encoded by the coding sequence ATGCAAAGCGAAATTTTACAATCAGACATTATTTTAGAAAACGAAAAAGTTCTTCTCCTTCCTTTTGAAAACGAAAGAAACATTGAACTAAAGCAAATAATTTATGACGATGAAATCTGGAAATATATGGGAATGTACGTTCGAAACGACCAAGATTTTGAAAATTACGTTCAACACACATTGAAACAAAAATCAGAAGGAATTTGTTATCCTTTCTTAATTATAGATAAAGCCACAAACAGAGTTGCTGGAAGTACACGCTACGGCTACTTAAATCATGCCAGCCAAAAATGCGAAATTGGCTGGACTTGGTACGGAAAAGATTTTCAAGGAACTGGTTTAAACAAAGCTTGCAAATTTGAGTTGCTGAATTTTGGTTTTGAAAAAATTCAATTTAGAAGAATCCAATTCAGTGCCGATCTTGAAAATCTAAGATCACAAAGGGCTATTGAAAAACTGGGCGCTTTGAAAGAAGGTATTTTCAGAAATAATTATGTTGATTCTGAAGGAAAAAGCAAAGACGATGTTTATTTCAGCGTGATTTTGCAGGAATGGGAAAATACTAAGCGAGATTATTTTGGGGAATTTCTTTAA